A region of the Zhihengliuella halotolerans genome:
TCTGGACCTCGTCGAAGACGAGCAGGGCACCGGCGTCGCGGGTGATTTCCCGCGCGGCGGCAAGGTAGCCGTCGTCGTGCCCGCGCACGCCCGCCTCGCCCTGGACGGGCTCGATGAAGACGGCGGCCACGGTGTCGTCCACGGCGGCGCGCAGCGCCTCCACGTCGCCGGCCGGGACCCACTCGACGCCGCCCGGCAGCGGCTCGAACGGGGCCCGGTAGGCCTGCTTCCAGGTCAGCGCCAGGGCGCCCATCGTGCGGCCGTGGAACGCGTCCTCGAGCGCGATGATGCGGTTCCGCGGGCGCTCGGGGGTGCCGGCGTTGCGGCGGGCGAGCTTAAAGGCGGCCTCGTTGGCCTCGGCACCCGAGTTCGCGAAGAAGACCTTGGATCCGGCCGGGGCCGCCGCGATGCGGAGCAGCTTCTCGGCCAGCGCGATCTGGGTCGGGGTCGTGAAGAAGTTGGAGACGTGCCCGAGAGTCGCGAGCTGGCTCGTGACCACCGAGGTCAGCAAGGGGTGGGCGTGGCCGAGCGCGTTGACGGCGATGCCGGCGAGCAGGTCCAGGTACTCCTTGCCGTCGGCGTCCCACACGAGCGCGCCGGAGCCGCGGACGAGCACGCGCTGCGGCGTGCCGAAGACGCCCATGAGCGAGTCGCTATACCGGGCGAGCAGTTCGTCGCCCGCCGTCGTCTCCGCCGCGTGCGAGCCGTCGATACCGGTCAGTTGCGTGAGCTCGGCAGGCACCCCGGCCTGCGGATCGGCCGTCATGGGAGCACCTCCGTGTCGGGGACGACCTGCGTGCCGATGCCGGCGGTCGTGAAGACCTCGAGCAGCATCGAGTGCGGCTGCCGACCGTCGACGATCGCCGCCCGGCCGACGCCCGCGTCGACGGCGGCCAGGCAGGCCTCCATCTTGGGGATCATGCCGGACTCCAGCTTGGGCAGCAGGCCGCGCAGCTCGGAGGCGGTCAACGACGAGATGAGGGAGGTCTGATCGGGCCAGTTCGAGTAGAGCCCCTCGACGTCGGTGAGCACGACGAAGCGGGAGGCGCCGAGCTCGGCGGCGAGCGAGGCCGCCGCGGTGTCCGCGTTGACGTTGAGCACCGCGCCGGTCGGCTCGGAGCCGACGAACTCGGGGGCGATTGAGGAGATGACCGGGATGCGCCCGGCGGCGATCAGGTCCTCGATCTGCTCCGGCTCGACGCCGGTGACCTCGCCGACCAGTCCGAGGTCGACCTCCTGGCCGTCGACGACCGTGCCCGTGCGGGCCGCGCGCAGCAGCGCGCCGTCCTCGCCGGAGAGGCCGACGGCGTAGCGTCCGTGCGAGTTGATCAGGCCGACGAGCTCGCGCTGGACCTGACCGGTCAGGACCATCCGGACGATGTCCATCGCCTCCGGGGTCGTCACGCGCAGCCCGCCGCGGAACTCGGACTCGATGCCGAGCTTGTCGAGCATGCGGCTGATCTGCGGGCCGCCGCCGTGCACGACGACGGGGTGGATGCCCGCGTGGTGCAGGAAGACGATGTCCTCGGCGAAGGCCCGGCGCAGGTCCTCGTTGACCATCGCGTTGCCGCCGTATTTGATCACCATCGTGGTCCCGGCGAAGCGCTGGATCCACGGCAGGGCCTCGATGAGCGCCTCGGCCTTGCGCTGCGCCGTCTGGTGCTGGTGGGGGGAAGGAGCTTCCATGGTGTCCTTAACTGCTGTAGGCCGAGTTCTCGTGCACGTACTCGTGCGTGAGGTCGTTGGTCCAGATCGTCGCCTCGGCGGCTCCGGCATCAAGGTCGATCTCGACGCTCACGTCGCGCCCGGTCAGGTCGACGAGGTCGCGGTCGTCGCCGACCCCGCCGCCACGGCACACCGTGACACCGTTGATCGTGACGTTGAGCCGGTCCGGCTCGAACGCGGCCGACGTCGTGCCGACCGCGGAGAGGATGCGGCCCCAGTTCGGGTCCTGGCCGAAGATCGCGGTCTTGAACAGGTTCGAGCGGGCGACCGCGCGGCCGACGAGCTCGGCGTCGGCCTCGGAGGCGGCGTTGAATGTGCGGATCGCGATGTCGTGGCCGGCGCCCTCGGCGTCGGTGATGAGCTGCTTCGCCAAGTCCGTGCAGACCGCGGTCAACCCGGCAGAGAACTCGGCCGGCTCCGGAGCCGTGCCGGACGCGCCCGACGCCATCAGGACGACCGTGTCGTTGGTCGACATGCAGCCGTCCGAATCGGTGCGGTCGAAGCTCACGCGGGTCGCCTCGCGCAGGGCGGCGTCCAACGCGGCCGGTTCGACGTCGGCGTCGGTGGTGATCACGACGAGCATCGTCGCGAGCCCGGGTGCGAGCATGCCGGCTCCCTTGGCCATGGCGCCGATGCTGTAGCCGGTGCCGGCGAAGCCGGACTGCTTGGAGACCGAGTCGGTGGTCATGATGGCCGCGGCGGCTGCGGCGCCGCCGTCGTTCTCGCCGCCCGCGCCGAGGGCGGCGACCGCCGCGTCGACGCCCGGAATCAGCTTGTCCATGGGCAGCTGTACGCCGATCAGGCCGGTCGAGCAGACGATCGTGTCGGCGGCACTGACCCCGAGCGCGTCGGCGACGTGCTCGGCCGTGCGGTGCGTGTTGCCGAAGCCCTCCGGGCCGGTGCACGCATTGGCGCCGCCGGAGTTGAGCACGACGACGTCGGCGCGGCCGTCGGAGACGACCTGGCGCGACCAGTGCACGGGCGCGGCGGCGACACGGTTGGACGTGAAGACGGCCGCGGCCGCCTTCTTCGGGCCGTCGTTGACGACGACGGCGACGTCGCGCGCGCCCGTCGACTTCAGGCCGGCGGGTACGCCGGCCGCCCGGAAGCCGGCCGGGGCGGTGACCCCGAACGGGCCGGAATCCGCGGTGGAGGTGCTGGGTGACTGGCTCATCACGGGGCCGTCCCTTCGAAGCTCAGGCCGGTCATCTCGTCGAATCCCAGCGCGATGTTCATGGACTGCACGGCGCCGCCGGCCGTCCCCTTGGTCAGATTGTCGATCGCGGCGACCACGATCAGCCGGCCCGTGCGCGGATCGAGGGCGAGCTGCAGGGCGGCGTGGTTGGTTCCGAGCACGGCCTTCGTCTGCGGCCACTGGCCCTCGGGCAGCACGTGCACGAACGCCTCGTCCGCGTACGCGTCCTCCCAGACGGCGCGCAGCTGCTCCGCGGTCACGCCCGGCTTCACACGGGCCGTGGCCGTCGTGAGGATGCCGCGGGACATGGGCGCGAGCGTCGGAGTGAAGGAGACCGTCACGGGCGCGCCCGCGGCGCGGGAGAAACCCTGCTCCATCTCGGGGGTGTGGCGGTGCACGCCGCCGACGCCGTAGGGGCTCATGCCGCCCATGACCTCGGAGCCGAGCAGGTGCGGCTTGAGCGACTTGCCCGCGCCCGAGGTGCCGGAGGCGGCGACGATCACGACGTCGTCGGGCTCCAGGACGCCGGCGGCGAAGCCGGGCACGAGCGCTAGCTGAGCGCTCGTCGGGTAGCAGCCGGGCACGGCGATGCGGCGGGCGGTGGCGAGCTCGGCGCGCGCGCCGGGCAGCTCGGGCAGGCCGTACGGCCACGTGCCGGCGTGGTCGCCGCCGTAGAACTCCTCCCACGCCTCGGAGGAGGCGAGGCGGTGGTCGGCGCCGGCGTCGATCACGAGGACGTCGCCGGGCAGTTCGGCGGCGATGGCGCCGCTGGCGCCGTGCGGCAGCGCGAGGAAGACGACGTCGTGCCCGGCGAGGTTCTCGGGCGTGGTGTCGACGAGCTCGCGGTCGGCGAGCGCGAAGAGGTGCGGCTGCAGCGACCCGAGCCGCGCTCCGGCATTGCTGTGGGCGGTGATCGCCCCGATCTGCACTTCGGGATGCCGGGCCAGCAGGCGCAGGACCTCGCCGCCCGCGTACCCGCTCGCCCCTGACACGGCCACTGAAATCGTCATGCGCCCAGCATAGTCACAACTATGCATGATTGCTAATAATTATTCATAGATGTCGTCCCCTGTGTCACGCCGTGCCGCGGTCGACGTATCCCCTCAGTAAAGTGGGGATCTCCACGTCCCCGCGCACCGAATGGAGCATCACCATGCCGTACGTTGTTCAGGCCCGCGAGGCCGGCGGACCCGAGGTCCTCGAGACCGCGGAGATCGAGGCGCCACGCCCCGGCCCGGGCCAACTCGTGGTCGACGTCGCCGCCGCCGGCGTGAACTTCATCGAGACCTACCAGCGCGCCGGGGTCTACCCGGTCCCGTACCCGTTCGTGCCCGGCTCCGAGGCGGCCGGCGTCGTCTCGGCCGTCGGCGAGGGCGTGACGGACTTCGCCGTCGGCGACCGGGTCGCGACCGCCGAGGGCGCGGCGACGTACGCCTCCGTGATGCTGCTCGACGCCGAACGGGCCGTGCGCGTGCCGGACGGAGTGTCCGACCTCGTCGCGGCGGCCGTCCCCCTGCAGGGCTTCACCGCCCACTACCTCGTGAACTCGAGCTACGACGTCGCCGAAGGCGACGTGGTCCTGACCTATGCGGGCGCCGGCGGCGTCGGCGGCATTCTCACGCAGCTGCTCAAGCTGCGCGGCGCCACCGTCATCACGACCACCTCCACGCCGGAGAAGGCGGCGCTGGCCGCCGAGTCCGGAGCGGACCACGTCGTCGGGTACGACGACGTCGCAGCCACGGTGGAGAAGGTCACCGGCGGGCGCGGGGTCGACGTGGTCTACGACGGCATCGGCCGCGACACGTTCGACGTCTCGCTCGCCGCGCTGCGCACGCGCGGCACGCTCGTGCTCTTCGGCGGCGCCTCCGGACAGGTGCCGCCCGTCGACCTGCAGCGCCTCAACGCGGGCGGCTCGCTCACCGTGACCCGGCCGAAGCTCGGCGATTTCCTGCTCACGCCCGCGGAGCGTTCGTGGCGGGCCGGCGAGATCTACGGGCTCGTCGCGAGCGGGCAGCTGGACATCCGCGTCGGGGCCTCGTACCCGCTCGCCGAGGCCGGCCGCGCGCACGCCGATCTGGAGTCCCGCGCGACGATCGGCAAGCTTCTGCTCATCCCTTAACCTCTTCACCCACCTGCTGGACACGTCCGCGTCACCTCGATCGCATAGCATCGGCGGCGACCAGCAGCCTCTCGCGCCGCCCGGCGGCGTCCTGCAGAAAGCACCCATGTCTTCCGAGACCCCTGTTCACCCCTGCCAGTTTCCCCGCGCCGACGCCGCGCCCGAGGCGCGCACGCTCGTCGAGATCTTCCAGCGCTCCGTCGAGCGCTGGCCCGACGCGCTCGCCCTCGACGACGGCGACACCGCCCTGACCTATGCCGAGCTTGCCGAAGAGGTCCGCCGCAAGGCCCTCGAGCTGCACCAGGCGGGACTCGGGGCTGGCGACCGGGTCGGCGTCCGGATCCCCTCGGGCACCCGCGAGCTCTACATTTCAATCCTGGCGACCCTGACGCTCGGGGCGGCCTACGTTCCGGTCGACGCCGACGACCCGGACGAGCGGGCCCGCCTCGTCTTCACCGAGGCGCAGGTCGCGGGAATCCTGCGCGGCGGCGGCGACGACGTCGTCTCCAAGGACCGGCCGGCCCCCTTCCCCTCTCCGCGGGCCGCCGCTGCCGGCGACGACGCGTGGATCATCTTCACCTCCGGCTCGACCGGCACCCCGAAGGGCGTGGCGGTCTCGCAGCGCTCCGCGGCCGCCTTCGTCGATGCCGAGGCCCGCATGTTCCTGCAAGACGAGCCGCTCGGCCCGGGCGACCGCGTGCTCGCCGGCCTCTCGGTCGCGTTCGACGCCTCATGCGAGGAGATGTGGCTCGCGTGGCGCCACGGCGCGTGCCTCGTCCCCGCCCCGCGCGCCCTCGTGCGCTCCGGAGTCGACCTGGGGCCGTGGCTGACCTCGCGCGGGATCACCGCCGTCTCGACCGTGCCGACGCTCGCAGCGATCTGGCCCGCCGAGGCGCTCGAGAACGTTCGGCTGCTGATCTTCGGCGGCGAGGCCTGCCCGCCCGAACTCGCCGCGCGCCTTTCGACACCCGAGCGCGAGCTCTGGAACACCTACGGGCCCACGGAGGCGACCGTCGTCGCGTGCGGCGCGCTCATGGACGGCACCGACCCCGTGCGCATCGGCCTGCCCCTCGACGGGTGGGATCTCGCGGTCGTCGACGCCGCGGGAATCCCAGTGGGCGACGGCGAGACGGGCGAGCTCATCATCGGCGGCGTCGGCCTGGCCCGCTACCTCGACCCGGCGAAGGACGCCGAGAAGTACGCGCCGATGCCCACGCTCGGCTGGGAGCGCGCCTACCGCTCCGGCGACCTCGTCGTCAACGACCCGGCCGGGCTGATCTTCGTCGGCCGCGCCGACGAGCAGGTCAAACTCGGCGGGCGGCGGATCGAGCTCGGCGAGATCGACGCCGCGCTGCAGGCCCTGCCCGGCGTCGCCGGGGCGGCCGC
Encoded here:
- the argB gene encoding acetylglutamate kinase; this translates as MEAPSPHQHQTAQRKAEALIEALPWIQRFAGTTMVIKYGGNAMVNEDLRRAFAEDIVFLHHAGIHPVVVHGGGPQISRMLDKLGIESEFRGGLRVTTPEAMDIVRMVLTGQVQRELVGLINSHGRYAVGLSGEDGALLRAARTGTVVDGQEVDLGLVGEVTGVEPEQIEDLIAAGRIPVISSIAPEFVGSEPTGAVLNVNADTAAASLAAELGASRFVVLTDVEGLYSNWPDQTSLISSLTASELRGLLPKLESGMIPKMEACLAAVDAGVGRAAIVDGRQPHSMLLEVFTTAGIGTQVVPDTEVLP
- the argC gene encoding N-acetyl-gamma-glutamyl-phosphate reductase, coding for MTISVAVSGASGYAGGEVLRLLARHPEVQIGAITAHSNAGARLGSLQPHLFALADRELVDTTPENLAGHDVVFLALPHGASGAIAAELPGDVLVIDAGADHRLASSEAWEEFYGGDHAGTWPYGLPELPGARAELATARRIAVPGCYPTSAQLALVPGFAAGVLEPDDVVIVAASGTSGAGKSLKPHLLGSEVMGGMSPYGVGGVHRHTPEMEQGFSRAAGAPVTVSFTPTLAPMSRGILTTATARVKPGVTAEQLRAVWEDAYADEAFVHVLPEGQWPQTKAVLGTNHAALQLALDPRTGRLIVVAAIDNLTKGTAGGAVQSMNIALGFDEMTGLSFEGTAP
- a CDS encoding acetylornithine transaminase, yielding MTADPQAGVPAELTQLTGIDGSHAAETTAGDELLARYSDSLMGVFGTPQRVLVRGSGALVWDADGKEYLDLLAGIAVNALGHAHPLLTSVVTSQLATLGHVSNFFTTPTQIALAEKLLRIAAAPAGSKVFFANSGAEANEAAFKLARRNAGTPERPRNRIIALEDAFHGRTMGALALTWKQAYRAPFEPLPGGVEWVPAGDVEALRAAVDDTVAAVFIEPVQGEAGVRGHDDGYLAAAREITRDAGALLVFDEVQTGVGRTGEWFASQTGTPVVPDAMTLAKGLGGGFPIGALITFGEATSSYLSAGQHGTTFGGNPAATAAALATLHTIETQGLLEHTRRVGAFAAETLAGLDFVTEVRQFGLLIGVDLDADVAPAMVRCALDAGFIVNAPGPRTLRLAPPLIITEEQIAAFVAALPGIHDAALKENA
- the argJ gene encoding bifunctional glutamate N-acetyltransferase/amino-acid acetyltransferase ArgJ, with product MSQSPSTSTADSGPFGVTAPAGFRAAGVPAGLKSTGARDVAVVVNDGPKKAAAAVFTSNRVAAAPVHWSRQVVSDGRADVVVLNSGGANACTGPEGFGNTHRTAEHVADALGVSAADTIVCSTGLIGVQLPMDKLIPGVDAAVAALGAGGENDGGAAAAAAIMTTDSVSKQSGFAGTGYSIGAMAKGAGMLAPGLATMLVVITTDADVEPAALDAALREATRVSFDRTDSDGCMSTNDTVVLMASGASGTAPEPAEFSAGLTAVCTDLAKQLITDAEGAGHDIAIRTFNAASEADAELVGRAVARSNLFKTAIFGQDPNWGRILSAVGTTSAAFEPDRLNVTINGVTVCRGGGVGDDRDLVDLTGRDVSVEIDLDAGAAEATIWTNDLTHEYVHENSAYSS
- a CDS encoding quinone oxidoreductase family protein; translated protein: MPYVVQAREAGGPEVLETAEIEAPRPGPGQLVVDVAAAGVNFIETYQRAGVYPVPYPFVPGSEAAGVVSAVGEGVTDFAVGDRVATAEGAATYASVMLLDAERAVRVPDGVSDLVAAAVPLQGFTAHYLVNSSYDVAEGDVVLTYAGAGGVGGILTQLLKLRGATVITTTSTPEKAALAAESGADHVVGYDDVAATVEKVTGGRGVDVVYDGIGRDTFDVSLAALRTRGTLVLFGGASGQVPPVDLQRLNAGGSLTVTRPKLGDFLLTPAERSWRAGEIYGLVASGQLDIRVGASYPLAEAGRAHADLESRATIGKLLLIP